Proteins co-encoded in one Bremerella sp. TYQ1 genomic window:
- a CDS encoding DUF1559 domain-containing protein — MTKRPNHKQGFTLVELLVVIAIIGILIGLLLPAVQQAREAARRMQCINNMKQIGLAVHNYESTHGVTPLQMVLEPGEFNNLAFLLPFIEQSAIHDELDFSVFSWATVNQPLYLVPLPIYVCPSDSVEHTSARADSSYVINVGWPRLSTGPDGAFPVPDLTRVDGIYVNLSPMNGMASVPEDGTIVRFRDVTDGLSNTIAYSERLKHSGVTADVATVADDRAVFSTSHNDAIGKSMPELVDLCYSLTNRDSTSTKGLGTNWYDAFPTCNQTFTSLMPPNSRSCLFGSAYGGPGYYDGDRGTSPSSMHTGGVNCLLGDGSVRFATETIDLRTWWALGGRNDGMVLGDF, encoded by the coding sequence GTGACAAAGCGTCCGAATCACAAGCAGGGATTTACATTGGTTGAGCTATTGGTTGTGATCGCCATCATTGGAATCTTGATTGGACTTTTACTTCCTGCGGTACAGCAGGCTCGAGAAGCAGCTCGGCGTATGCAGTGCATCAACAACATGAAGCAGATTGGCTTGGCGGTGCATAACTATGAAAGCACACACGGCGTTACTCCGCTTCAAATGGTCCTCGAACCTGGCGAATTCAACAATTTGGCGTTTCTCTTGCCGTTTATTGAGCAGTCCGCCATTCATGACGAGCTTGATTTTTCGGTATTCAGTTGGGCAACTGTGAATCAGCCGCTATACCTCGTTCCCCTACCTATTTATGTCTGCCCTTCCGACTCAGTCGAACACACGAGTGCCAGGGCAGATAGCTCCTACGTTATTAACGTGGGCTGGCCTCGGCTTTCGACAGGCCCTGATGGTGCATTTCCTGTTCCGGACCTCACGAGAGTCGATGGGATTTACGTCAATCTCTCTCCGATGAATGGAATGGCGTCCGTACCAGAGGACGGAACCATTGTCCGCTTTCGCGATGTGACCGACGGCCTTTCCAATACGATCGCTTACAGTGAACGTTTGAAGCACTCCGGTGTGACGGCCGATGTGGCTACCGTTGCCGACGACCGGGCAGTGTTTTCTACGAGCCACAACGATGCCATCGGTAAATCGATGCCTGAGTTGGTTGACCTCTGCTATTCGCTTACAAATCGCGACTCCACATCTACCAAAGGACTGGGCACAAATTGGTACGACGCATTTCCGACATGCAATCAAACGTTTACCAGTTTAATGCCGCCTAATTCGCGGTCCTGCTTGTTCGGTTCTGCCTACGGAGGACCTGGCTACTACGATGGCGATCGTGGGACGTCTCCCAGCAGCATGCATACTGGTGGGGTGAACTGCCTGTTGGGGGATGGCTCGGTTCGCTTTGCAACGGAAACGATTGACCTTCGAACCTGGTGGGCGCTCGGAGGACGAAACGACGGCATGGTTCTTGGTGATTTCTAA